Proteins co-encoded in one Vibrio aquimaris genomic window:
- a CDS encoding substrate-binding periplasmic protein: MKPRVLSLMLFFVVMTAPVKGNEVILSADLWCPYTCEPSADDKGILVDAIDSILQQSGHRLDYQLVNWARAIKMARSGKYDGLIGAYVSDAPDFIFHTEPIQISKMCFFVKKDDPWKYFGKDTLKKRKISVVNAYSYGEYFDNYIVKNHNQGDKSIVQISGMDITKTRVEQLKSNQIDTVLEDWRVFPYNVATYKKNSDTQWKAEFRNAGCLPGEGLFIALSPNRGTSKEYVEIINKGLKQLVDSGKLDEIISRYE, translated from the coding sequence GTGAAGCCAAGAGTCTTGAGTTTGATGTTATTTTTTGTCGTGATGACCGCACCTGTAAAAGGTAACGAAGTGATCTTAAGTGCTGATTTGTGGTGCCCATATACTTGCGAACCATCTGCAGACGACAAAGGTATTTTGGTCGATGCGATTGACAGTATTTTACAACAATCTGGTCACCGACTTGATTATCAGTTGGTCAATTGGGCCAGAGCGATTAAGATGGCACGCAGTGGAAAGTATGACGGTCTAATTGGTGCCTATGTTAGCGATGCACCAGATTTTATTTTTCACACCGAACCAATTCAAATATCTAAAATGTGCTTTTTCGTCAAAAAAGATGACCCGTGGAAATATTTTGGTAAGGATACCTTAAAAAAACGAAAAATATCCGTGGTTAATGCTTACTCATATGGTGAGTACTTTGATAATTATATAGTGAAAAACCACAATCAAGGGGACAAGTCGATTGTGCAAATTTCAGGAATGGATATTACCAAAACACGAGTCGAGCAGCTTAAGAGTAACCAAATTGATACCGTGTTGGAGGATTGGCGAGTATTCCCCTACAACGTAGCGACGTATAAAAAAAATTCGGACACCCAATGGAAAGCTGAGTTTAGAAATGCAGGATGCCTACCTGGTGAAGGGCTGTTTATTGCTTTATCGCCAAACAGAGGTACGTCTAAAGAGTATGTTGAGATTATCAATAAAGGTCTTAAGCAGTTGGTGGATTCCGGCAAGCTAGATGAGATCATCAGTCGTTACGAATGA
- a CDS encoding Ail/Lom family outer membrane beta-barrel protein yields MEHVNEKLRGLTLKYRYEGSGPVGFIASLTGTANTDNQLRVDPGPTVTTVSETIRSYGSFHIGPTYRINEVVSAYATVGYARFEVENKQLGRTTSKLEDESFAAGGGFEFNLSRNFAINTGVEFSEHLVDSRALTYSVSLGYRF; encoded by the coding sequence ATCGAGCACGTCAATGAAAAGCTGCGTGGCCTAACGCTGAAGTACCGTTATGAAGGCAGTGGCCCAGTAGGCTTTATTGCAAGCCTTACCGGTACGGCTAATACTGACAATCAACTTCGAGTCGATCCAGGACCAACTGTGACTACGGTTTCAGAAACAATACGCTCTTATGGAAGCTTCCATATCGGTCCGACATACCGTATTAATGAAGTAGTCAGCGCTTATGCAACCGTTGGTTATGCTCGCTTTGAAGTAGAAAACAAGCAATTAGGCCGCACAACATCAAAACTTGAGGATGAAAGCTTTGCCGCAGGGGGTGGTTTTGAATTCAACCTTTCGAGAAACTTTGCCATCAACACGGGCGTTGAGTTCAGTGAACACCTAGTTGATTCTAGAGCACTGACTTATTCTGTCTCTCTTGGCTACCGTTTCTAA
- a CDS encoding catalase, whose translation MLNKVALATSLAIMSTPNLAQEQRSPAQNLDTFEKLFGVTEGKRRNHTKGFCFEGEFKPTDSTVNQLSNSPIFSGTSKVYGRVSHKGGKANPADNQPGHYGLAFQITTADNQIHMMSMNTEHFFPTSTVADFMAFLAAQAEGPEATKAFVKDHPEIQEYKKYHSALSSELHPYEGATYNSINTFYLVNDQGKKTPVRWSFVPSGEHGIVKTPQADFFLDNMQANIKNGGVSWDMVLTLANQDDDILNPHIKWSDDNQKITVARLTVNKAVAESEGICANMNFDPMAISQGFAPSEDPMLAARSAVYAVGLGRRLSEQ comes from the coding sequence ATGTTGAATAAAGTTGCCTTAGCCACAAGCCTAGCGATTATGAGCACACCAAACTTAGCTCAAGAACAAAGAAGCCCAGCGCAAAATCTGGATACATTTGAAAAATTGTTTGGCGTTACCGAAGGAAAACGCAGAAATCACACCAAAGGTTTTTGCTTTGAAGGTGAGTTCAAACCAACCGATAGCACTGTGAACCAGTTATCCAACAGCCCAATTTTTTCTGGCACCTCCAAGGTATATGGCCGTGTCTCTCACAAAGGCGGTAAAGCGAACCCTGCTGATAATCAGCCTGGTCACTACGGTCTAGCATTTCAAATCACCACTGCTGATAACCAGATCCATATGATGAGTATGAATACGGAACATTTCTTTCCAACCTCAACTGTGGCTGACTTTATGGCCTTTCTTGCAGCCCAAGCAGAGGGGCCAGAAGCAACTAAAGCATTTGTGAAAGATCATCCAGAAATTCAAGAATATAAAAAATACCACTCAGCGCTGAGCAGTGAGCTGCATCCCTATGAAGGGGCAACCTACAACAGTATTAACACCTTTTACTTAGTGAACGATCAAGGCAAGAAAACCCCAGTGCGTTGGTCATTTGTCCCTTCTGGAGAACATGGCATAGTCAAAACACCACAAGCAGATTTCTTCTTGGACAATATGCAAGCCAATATCAAAAATGGTGGCGTATCTTGGGATATGGTGTTAACTCTCGCCAATCAAGATGACGATATCTTAAATCCGCATATCAAGTGGAGTGATGATAACCAGAAAATTACCGTTGCAAGGTTGACGGTTAACAAAGCTGTTGCTGAAAGCGAGGGAATTTGCGCCAATATGAACTTTGATCCCATGGCGATAAGTCAAGGCTTTGCTCCATCAGAAGATCCTATGCTGGCTGCGCGCTCAGCAGTCTATGCCGTCGGGCTTGGAAGACGACTTTCTGAGCAGTAA
- a CDS encoding flagellar motor protein MotB: MQRQQQVVFKRSKVLEHDDYRGGAWKVAFADFMIALMALFLVLWVMQIVDKEDRRAIMAHLQSASVFDKSNGNPFDTLKSISPIDLATDSSVPSRHDSNHVVSSFFQGDGDGPETDSLIPGKFDTQERLAALAKVIEDLVKQINAQGNVHISVTPQGLRIVLQDDERQFMFSRGASKLTPFFQDLLLALAPVFKRVENPIIISGHTDSTRYIGHLDRRSNWDLSASRANVARHTLVAGGMPDGRVLQVTGMSDKALLNEADPESSENRRIELFVLTTPAAKVLETLFSNRPNNPIEQAKQQAKENQPVVRQKVIDARQAPSKATPPPLQQL; the protein is encoded by the coding sequence ATGCAAAGACAACAACAGGTTGTGTTCAAGCGAAGCAAGGTGCTCGAGCACGATGACTATCGCGGCGGAGCGTGGAAAGTCGCATTTGCAGACTTTATGATCGCCCTCATGGCCCTATTTTTGGTGCTATGGGTGATGCAAATTGTCGATAAAGAAGATCGCAGAGCAATTATGGCTCACCTTCAAAGCGCAAGCGTGTTTGACAAAAGTAATGGTAATCCATTTGATACTCTTAAAAGTATTTCACCGATTGATTTAGCAACCGATTCTTCGGTGCCAAGTCGACATGACTCCAATCATGTTGTCAGCTCCTTTTTTCAAGGCGATGGCGATGGTCCGGAAACCGATTCTCTGATTCCAGGCAAGTTCGACACTCAAGAGCGATTGGCCGCACTGGCCAAGGTAATTGAAGACCTAGTCAAACAAATTAATGCCCAAGGCAATGTTCATATATCGGTGACGCCTCAGGGCCTGAGAATCGTTTTGCAAGATGATGAGCGACAATTTATGTTTAGCCGCGGCGCATCAAAACTGACGCCATTTTTTCAAGACCTGTTGTTGGCTTTAGCGCCTGTGTTTAAAAGAGTTGAAAACCCTATTATCATCAGTGGCCACACAGATTCAACACGTTACATTGGGCACTTAGATCGTCGCTCAAACTGGGACTTATCGGCCTCGCGAGCCAATGTTGCTAGACATACTCTGGTCGCCGGCGGCATGCCAGACGGGCGCGTATTGCAAGTGACGGGAATGTCGGACAAAGCTTTGCTCAATGAAGCCGACCCTGAATCGAGCGAAAATCGCCGCATTGAACTCTTTGTGCTAACCACACCAGCCGCCAAAGTCTTAGAAACGCTTTTTTCTAATAGACCGAATAATCCAATCGAACAGGCAAAGCAACAAGCTAAAGAGAACCAACCTGTGGTTCGTCAAAAGGTGATTGATGCTCGCCAAGCACCTTCGAAAGCTACACCACCGCCTCTTCAACAACTTTAA
- the motA gene encoding flagellar motor stator protein MotA codes for MQKFFGAITVLLCVFGGYMWAGGQLGAIWQPAEFLIIIGAAAGSLIIGNPPQVLKEMRRQVKATMSAPKEEYQYYMELMALLNHLLEIGRSRGFKFLDSHIEAPHHSSIFLAYPKVGEDYRLISFITDNLRLMAMGQMSPHELEGLLEQEIEAIQTEMLLPSRSMHRTAEALPGFGILAAVGGIIITMQAIDGSIALVGYHVAAALVGTFIGIFGCYCCLDPLSNAMAQRVRRNMTAFECVRATLVAYAAKKPTLLAIDAGRKHIQLDIKPTFNQMEKWLAEQE; via the coding sequence ATGCAAAAGTTTTTTGGAGCCATCACCGTCTTACTCTGTGTCTTTGGCGGATATATGTGGGCAGGCGGCCAGCTTGGCGCCATTTGGCAGCCTGCTGAATTTTTAATTATTATCGGCGCCGCAGCAGGCTCGCTGATCATAGGAAACCCACCTCAGGTATTAAAAGAAATGCGTCGCCAAGTCAAAGCGACCATGTCAGCGCCAAAAGAGGAATACCAGTATTATATGGAGCTTATGGCGCTGCTTAACCATTTGCTTGAAATAGGACGTAGCCGAGGGTTTAAGTTCCTCGATTCGCATATCGAAGCGCCTCACCACAGCTCAATTTTTCTCGCCTACCCCAAAGTGGGAGAAGATTATCGGCTGATTTCCTTTATTACCGACAATTTGCGCTTAATGGCGATGGGACAAATGTCGCCTCATGAATTAGAAGGCCTTCTAGAGCAAGAAATAGAAGCTATCCAAACGGAAATGCTGCTACCTTCGCGCTCTATGCACAGAACCGCAGAAGCCCTACCCGGCTTTGGCATTCTTGCCGCCGTTGGAGGCATTATTATCACAATGCAAGCCATCGATGGTTCGATCGCACTGGTCGGCTACCATGTCGCCGCGGCGTTGGTCGGGACCTTTATCGGTATCTTTGGTTGTTACTGTTGTCTTGATCCATTAAGCAATGCGATGGCTCAACGAGTAAGACGTAACATGACAGCATTTGAGTGTGTCAGAGCAACATTGGTCGCTTATGCGGCGAAAAAGCCTACGTTATTGGCTATTGATGCGGGCCGTAAACACATTCAGCTAGACATCAAACCAACATTTAACCAAATGGAGAAATGGCTCGCTGAGCAGGAGTAA
- a CDS encoding FliA/WhiG family RNA polymerase sigma factor: MLDMNVEQDYVMQSQSLAEHSSIDEAALLKKHTVLVNRIVNQLRVHVSPHCSVEDMQQIGLIGLLEAGRRYGNVDDDHFPAFAVCRIRGSILDELRRLDWRSRQTRQQAHELNDVTRDLMRQLGRQPSDAEIIQALGTDKKDLLTRQNAALAGEMQSLDQLIENGVDTQSNAIYDGMAHEHTRRSLEAALAKLPQRDQLLMTLFYQHELNLNEIALVLDLTPPRICQLHKKALKQLNYYLSS; encoded by the coding sequence ATGTTGGATATGAACGTTGAACAAGACTATGTCATGCAAAGCCAATCGCTTGCTGAGCACAGCTCAATCGATGAAGCGGCGCTGCTGAAAAAGCATACTGTGCTGGTTAACCGAATCGTCAATCAGCTTAGGGTTCATGTCAGTCCGCATTGCAGTGTGGAGGACATGCAGCAAATCGGATTAATTGGTCTGCTTGAAGCTGGAAGACGCTATGGCAATGTTGATGATGACCACTTCCCAGCCTTTGCCGTTTGCCGGATCCGAGGCTCTATTTTAGATGAGTTGCGCCGCCTTGACTGGCGCTCTCGCCAAACCCGTCAGCAAGCCCATGAACTCAATGATGTGACAAGGGATTTAATGCGCCAGCTTGGGCGCCAACCCTCGGACGCCGAAATAATTCAAGCGCTCGGTACAGACAAAAAGGATTTACTGACAAGGCAAAACGCGGCATTGGCGGGTGAAATGCAAAGTCTAGATCAGCTGATTGAAAACGGCGTCGATACTCAGTCCAATGCCATATACGACGGCATGGCTCATGAGCATACGCGTCGCAGCCTTGAAGCTGCATTAGCTAAATTGCCCCAGCGCGACCAGCTTTTGATGACCTTGTTTTATCAGCACGAACTCAATCTTAATGAAATCGCTTTGGTGCTGGATTTAACGCCACCAAGAATTTGTCAGCTACATAAAAAAGCACTCAAACAACTCAATTACTACTTATCCTCCTAG
- a CDS encoding flagellar basal body-associated FliL family protein produces the protein MTKKQLIAVFAAMILTSALVSAATVFGGIWLVKQSHEQANANSWVEDSPLAFLTDDPDQAFQPSFHPLEKVVLSIKGKRQSHFVMLGLAVETRRPQRITNINDYMPVVRNALLKLFSDKTYEDLRQDGAIEQLQNEIKQTVLLAFQKTDIVRDIDDVLLTKYVVQ, from the coding sequence ATGACAAAAAAACAACTGATCGCGGTATTTGCCGCCATGATCCTCACCAGTGCTCTGGTTTCTGCTGCTACCGTCTTTGGTGGTATTTGGTTGGTAAAGCAATCTCATGAGCAAGCCAATGCCAACTCTTGGGTGGAGGATTCACCGCTCGCTTTTTTAACTGACGATCCTGACCAAGCGTTTCAGCCCAGTTTTCATCCATTAGAAAAAGTGGTGCTGAGTATCAAAGGCAAGCGACAGTCGCACTTTGTGATGTTGGGCTTGGCCGTGGAAACGCGTCGGCCGCAGCGCATCACCAACATCAATGACTACATGCCAGTAGTGCGCAATGCGCTACTCAAACTCTTTAGCGATAAAACGTATGAAGATTTACGCCAAGATGGCGCCATTGAACAGCTGCAAAATGAAATCAAACAAACCGTGTTACTCGCCTTTCAAAAAACCGACATAGTGCGCGATATCGATGATGTACTGCTGACCAAATATGTCGTGCAGTAA
- a CDS encoding flagellar hook-length control protein FliK has protein sequence MQTPSLDAPQAAKAPDVQGLVKKANPASADKTPSDSFSLKAANSSKARHSVKSAQATQESDKEATNQADAAQPLVDMPSAPDIHSTLALAHAENVKGQNEPITLKRLGFNKPMAAAGPTVTSLQEGIGLAVQTNSAQANHYLTASSKVASVTSVPMDSPSSLTMANLTTGLNAAPSAPAAAAQASIGVESAAPTAQWAAIKVDTNSAKWGEQMMQVLHDRVSVQAQQNMQQAQIRLDPPDLGKMDLLVRVEGDKLSVQINASTTATREALMQVSDRLRAELQNHNFLHVDVNVGSGNTPRDPSNHSNEQQAMIIDSNEHSDQQLSLSPSEHWLSTHA, from the coding sequence ATGCAAACGCCATCACTTGACGCGCCGCAGGCGGCAAAAGCACCCGATGTTCAAGGCTTGGTTAAAAAGGCTAACCCAGCCAGCGCTGACAAAACGCCCAGTGACTCGTTTTCGCTCAAAGCGGCCAATTCGAGTAAGGCCCGACATTCTGTCAAATCCGCTCAGGCTACCCAAGAGAGTGACAAAGAAGCGACAAACCAAGCGGACGCTGCGCAGCCTTTGGTAGACATGCCTAGTGCACCAGACATCCACTCAACACTCGCGTTAGCTCATGCCGAAAATGTAAAAGGGCAAAATGAGCCGATTACTCTCAAAAGGTTAGGCTTTAACAAACCTATGGCAGCGGCAGGGCCAACCGTCACTTCCCTGCAAGAAGGGATTGGGCTGGCTGTACAGACTAACTCGGCTCAAGCGAACCACTATCTCACTGCTTCAAGTAAAGTCGCGTCTGTTACTAGTGTACCCATGGATAGCCCTTCATCTTTAACTATGGCAAACCTAACCACTGGGTTAAACGCTGCGCCAAGTGCTCCAGCCGCTGCGGCGCAGGCCAGTATAGGCGTTGAAAGCGCAGCACCTACAGCACAATGGGCTGCAATCAAGGTAGATACAAATTCAGCAAAATGGGGGGAGCAAATGATGCAAGTGCTGCATGACAGAGTCTCGGTTCAAGCTCAGCAAAACATGCAGCAAGCACAAATACGCCTCGACCCGCCGGACCTTGGCAAGATGGATTTATTAGTACGCGTTGAGGGCGACAAGCTAAGCGTGCAAATTAATGCCAGTACCACAGCAACGCGGGAAGCTCTGATGCAAGTCTCAGACAGGCTTAGAGCGGAGCTACAAAATCACAACTTTTTGCATGTCGATGTCAATGTCGGCTCTGGGAATACCCCGCGGGATCCGTCCAATCATTCCAACGAGCAACAGGCAATGATTATTGACAGCAATGAGCATTCAGACCAGCAACTTTCTCTTAGCCCATCGGAGCATTGGCTCAGTACTCACGCTTAA
- a CDS encoding LafD: MVSKHKVSPERFRHLAQLIHIATKTQDWHSLKRYDLQLRELLKVHKPYLKEPNFVGVIADVKAEHKAAIEALEKAMGELQTDMNVVNAQHERAQAYHLAMNLEY; this comes from the coding sequence TTGGTCAGCAAGCATAAAGTCTCCCCCGAGCGATTTCGCCATCTTGCTCAGTTGATTCACATTGCAACCAAGACTCAAGACTGGCACTCGCTAAAACGTTATGACCTGCAGTTAAGGGAGCTGCTCAAGGTTCATAAACCCTATCTTAAAGAACCCAACTTTGTAGGAGTCATTGCCGATGTCAAAGCCGAGCATAAGGCCGCGATTGAGGCACTTGAAAAAGCCATGGGTGAGCTGCAAACCGACATGAATGTGGTGAACGCTCAACACGAAAGAGCGCAAGCCTATCATTTGGCCATGAATCTGGAGTATTAG
- the fliS gene encoding flagellar export chaperone FliS, producing the protein MLMDSGYSSYQQVDLDAQAAAANPHQLVVMLIDGLLNEIERVRGHITSGRLAEKGAGINKCMNILVGLDSALDSDNGGEIAQSLHQLYDFCQIELYHASVDNNVDKLTSVEHVMNNIREGWMSFGQQA; encoded by the coding sequence ATGTTAATGGATTCAGGTTACAGCTCTTATCAACAGGTTGATCTCGACGCACAAGCTGCTGCGGCTAACCCGCACCAATTGGTGGTGATGCTGATCGATGGTTTACTCAACGAAATTGAACGCGTGCGCGGACACATTACCTCAGGCCGATTGGCTGAAAAAGGCGCAGGCATTAATAAGTGCATGAATATTTTGGTTGGCCTTGATAGCGCACTCGATAGTGATAACGGTGGTGAAATCGCGCAAAGCCTTCACCAGCTTTATGACTTTTGCCAAATCGAGCTTTACCACGCCAGCGTCGATAACAATGTCGACAAACTGACTAGCGTTGAGCATGTGATGAACAACATACGTGAAGGATGGATGAGTTTTGGTCAGCAAGCATAA
- the fliD gene encoding flagellar filament capping protein FliD, whose product MSSIDPATMAQQLATFDVQPFKQRYTKQASQYQTKLDALGKVESALREFRTAVNEMNNSSSGIIKNSAKVSSEGVLTASAESNALTGSYQIFVEQVATSHQVSVGMPETLEPSTQVPLTGTLELEVDGKKLLLDLASLDSDGDGQASIADLASAINHHENNPGVNATLVRSGSKTHFMLSSEETGKKNVVEVSASGTGESWFEDAFTSLKELSPAKNAIIWLGEQGDGLKLENSSNTFNDAIDGVELTVTKAQDAGDAPLTMNVKGDKEGTKEQVTQFIDAYNALMSTLDKYSKVDVETNTRAALASDPTLRSIESQVKSAVRGEFAGMRLSQVGIEIGRDGKMKLDTDTFEKAQTNNSAVLEDMFNGDDNLLDSLDTLVKPYLQFSDGLFKSRKDALKQNIDRIEDKKVSLDRKYDMSYERYLKQFTQMNAIMTQMNQTKSLFGQPL is encoded by the coding sequence ATGAGTTCAATCGATCCAGCCACCATGGCGCAGCAACTGGCGACCTTTGATGTGCAGCCATTTAAGCAGCGTTATACCAAGCAAGCTTCTCAGTACCAAACAAAGCTTGATGCTCTGGGCAAAGTGGAATCAGCGCTGCGTGAGTTTCGCACCGCCGTCAATGAGATGAACAATAGCAGCTCTGGGATCATCAAAAACAGCGCCAAGGTGTCAAGCGAAGGTGTGTTAACCGCCAGCGCGGAATCGAATGCACTGACAGGAAGCTACCAAATTTTTGTCGAGCAAGTGGCAACCTCTCATCAAGTTTCAGTTGGAATGCCTGAGACCTTAGAACCAAGCACCCAAGTACCGCTAACGGGCACTCTGGAATTAGAAGTCGATGGAAAAAAACTGCTGCTTGATTTAGCCAGCTTAGACAGTGATGGCGATGGCCAAGCCAGCATTGCTGACCTCGCTTCTGCGATTAACCACCATGAAAATAACCCCGGCGTCAACGCAACCTTAGTGCGATCTGGCAGTAAAACCCACTTTATGCTCTCTAGTGAAGAAACGGGCAAAAAGAACGTCGTTGAGGTTTCTGCCTCTGGCACAGGTGAAAGCTGGTTTGAAGACGCGTTTACCAGTCTCAAGGAGCTCAGCCCAGCTAAGAATGCCATCATTTGGCTTGGGGAACAGGGCGATGGGCTCAAGCTTGAAAACAGCAGCAATACTTTTAATGATGCCATCGATGGTGTTGAACTCACTGTCACCAAAGCGCAAGATGCAGGCGACGCGCCGCTCACCATGAATGTCAAAGGCGATAAAGAAGGCACTAAGGAGCAAGTCACTCAGTTTATTGATGCCTACAACGCTTTGATGTCAACGCTCGATAAATACAGCAAAGTCGACGTTGAAACCAATACTCGCGCCGCGTTGGCAAGCGACCCCACCCTGCGTTCAATTGAAAGCCAAGTGAAATCCGCTGTTCGCGGCGAGTTTGCAGGCATGAGGCTTAGCCAAGTCGGCATAGAAATTGGTCGAGATGGCAAAATGAAACTCGACACCGACACCTTTGAAAAAGCGCAAACTAACAACAGCGCGGTACTTGAAGATATGTTCAACGGCGATGACAACTTGCTCGACTCGCTTGATACCTTGGTTAAGCCTTACCTGCAATTTTCCGATGGCCTGTTTAAATCCCGCAAAGACGCACTCAAGCAAAATATTGACCGGATTGAAGACAAAAAGGTCTCGCTCGATCGCAAGTACGACATGTCATACGAGCGCTACCTCAAACAGTTTACCCAAATGAACGCCATCATGACCCAAATGAATCAAACCAAATCATTGTTTGGGCAACCACTCTAG